One Saccharopolyspora erythraea NRRL 2338 genomic region harbors:
- a CDS encoding GMC oxidoreductase: MTSSVTRRRFLGMAAMQSAAVLGLGAVSLGRADAAERPFVPAVVVGSGYGSAATALRLGEAGVSTLVLEMGRLWDRAGEDGAIFCSMLQPDHRAMWFKARTEAPLSSLLWMDLVNRDIKPFAGVLDRVHHGDMSVYVGRGVGGGSLVNGGMAVTPRRGYFEEVLPRVDAGEMYGRFFPLANRMLGVNTVDRTWFEECESYRYARVSRGHAQRAGLRTTFVPNVYDFGYMRREERGEVPKSALSSEVIYGNNHGKRSLDRSYLPAAVGTGNVTIQSLHRVRSFRQEPDGTYVLTVERIDELGNMLGTTEIGCRWLFLGAGSMGTTELLLRARETGVLPRLDDSVGHGWGTNGNVMLGRALHSWDRTGSVQSGMPALGIDNWDDPVHPVFAEIAPLPAGLELLTSLSLAITRNPERGSFSYDPAADAARLHWSASQGKPSVEAAKALFDPINRANGTVYRHDLFGDSRAFEDRFTYHPLGGCVLGEATDDFGRVRGYRNLYVTDGSLIPGSTGVNPFVTITALAERNIDRVLSEDF; this comes from the coding sequence ATGACCAGTTCGGTGACCCGCAGGCGTTTCCTCGGCATGGCCGCGATGCAGTCCGCGGCGGTACTCGGTCTGGGCGCGGTCTCCCTCGGCCGCGCCGATGCCGCCGAGCGTCCCTTCGTACCGGCAGTGGTGGTCGGTTCGGGCTACGGTTCGGCCGCTACCGCGCTGCGGCTCGGCGAAGCGGGCGTGTCCACGCTGGTGCTGGAGATGGGCAGGTTGTGGGACCGGGCGGGCGAGGACGGCGCCATCTTCTGCTCGATGCTCCAGCCGGACCACCGCGCGATGTGGTTCAAGGCCCGCACCGAAGCGCCGCTGTCGTCGTTGCTCTGGATGGACCTGGTCAACCGCGACATCAAGCCCTTCGCCGGCGTGCTCGACCGCGTGCACCACGGCGACATGTCGGTCTACGTGGGACGCGGTGTCGGCGGCGGCTCGCTGGTCAACGGCGGCATGGCCGTCACGCCCAGGCGCGGCTACTTCGAGGAGGTCCTGCCGCGGGTGGACGCCGGCGAGATGTACGGCAGGTTCTTCCCGCTGGCCAACCGGATGCTCGGGGTGAACACCGTCGACCGGACGTGGTTCGAGGAGTGCGAGTCCTACCGGTATGCGCGGGTCTCGCGCGGCCACGCCCAGCGCGCGGGGCTGCGGACCACGTTCGTGCCCAACGTCTACGACTTCGGCTACATGCGGCGCGAGGAGCGTGGCGAGGTGCCGAAGTCCGCGCTGTCCTCGGAGGTCATCTACGGCAACAACCACGGCAAGCGCAGCCTGGACCGCTCCTACCTGCCCGCCGCGGTCGGCACCGGCAACGTGACGATCCAGAGCCTGCACCGCGTCCGGTCCTTCCGCCAGGAACCGGATGGCACCTACGTGCTGACCGTCGAGCGGATCGACGAGCTCGGGAACATGCTCGGCACCACCGAGATCGGCTGCCGCTGGTTGTTCCTCGGCGCGGGAAGCATGGGCACGACCGAACTCCTCCTGCGGGCGCGGGAAACCGGCGTGCTGCCGCGGCTGGACGACTCCGTCGGCCACGGCTGGGGCACCAACGGCAACGTGATGCTCGGCCGTGCGCTGCACTCCTGGGACCGCACCGGCTCGGTGCAGTCGGGCATGCCGGCGCTGGGCATCGACAACTGGGACGACCCCGTGCACCCGGTGTTCGCCGAGATCGCGCCGCTGCCAGCCGGGCTCGAACTGCTGACCAGCCTTTCGCTGGCCATCACGCGGAATCCCGAACGCGGCAGCTTCAGCTACGACCCGGCCGCCGACGCCGCGCGCCTGCACTGGTCGGCTTCGCAGGGCAAGCCGTCGGTCGAGGCGGCCAAGGCGCTGTTCGACCCGATCAACCGGGCCAACGGCACGGTCTACCGGCACGACCTGTTCGGCGACAGCCGCGCATTCGAGGACCGGTTCACCTACCACCCGCTGGGCGGCTGCGTGCTGGGCGAGGCGACCGACGACTTCGGGCGGGTGCGGGGATACCGCAACCTCTACGTCACCGACGGCTCGCTCATCCCGGGATCGACCGGCGTGAACCCGTTCGTCACGATCACCGCGCTCGCCGAACGCAACATCGACCGGGTGCTGTCCGAGGACTTCTGA
- a CDS encoding DJ-1/PfpI family protein, translating to MTEQKTDIAFVLYENMTALDLVGPYEVLSAVPSATGHFVAATREPVRADNGLTVQPTTTFAELTRPGIVVVPGGSGWRNALEARDLIGWLAAVHPTTSWTTSVCTGSTLLAKAGVLAGRTATTHWACRDVLAGLGVEVSTDRVVFDGDVVSAAGVSAGIDMALRLVARVWGEEAAQRITLGLEYDPQPPFDTGSPDKAPAEMVTALHAAVNAL from the coding sequence ATGACCGAGCAGAAGACCGACATCGCGTTCGTGCTCTACGAGAACATGACCGCGCTCGACCTCGTAGGCCCCTACGAGGTGCTTTCCGCCGTACCGTCGGCCACCGGCCACTTCGTGGCCGCGACGCGCGAACCGGTCCGCGCCGACAACGGCCTGACGGTCCAGCCGACCACCACCTTCGCCGAGCTGACCCGCCCCGGCATCGTCGTGGTGCCCGGCGGATCCGGGTGGCGCAACGCCCTCGAGGCTCGCGACCTGATCGGCTGGCTGGCCGCCGTGCACCCGACCACGTCGTGGACGACGTCGGTGTGCACCGGCTCCACGCTGCTCGCCAAGGCCGGCGTCCTGGCCGGGCGGACCGCGACGACCCACTGGGCCTGCCGCGATGTGCTCGCCGGCCTCGGTGTCGAGGTGAGCACCGACCGCGTCGTCTTCGACGGCGACGTGGTCAGCGCGGCCGGCGTGTCGGCGGGCATCGACATGGCGCTGCGGCTGGTCGCGCGGGTCTGGGGCGAGGAAGCCGCGCAGCGCATCACCCTGGGCCTCGAGTACGACCCGCAGCCGCCGTTCGACACCGGGTCGCCCGACAAGGCCCCGGCGGAGATGGTCACGGCCCTGCACGCGGCGGTGAACGCGCTCTGA
- a CDS encoding GlxA family transcriptional regulator, whose amino-acid sequence MSLLPSRPLTILGVVSSHDVVVVVYDGVQLLDVAGPVEVFDGAARATGGGYRVRVVSPGGRTVRAGSGVRLGADADLADTALRPDTLVIAGGTGFADAVGDPEVVDHVRRLAGGARRVASVCTGAFLLAEAGLLRGRSATTHWAYCAELARTYEDVTVLPDSIYVRDAPMLTAAGVTAGIDLALAMVEDDHGADVARTVAKWLVVFLQRPGGQSQFSIWNQSRPVRDEALRELLGDIAAHPAGDLSITAMARRMSMSPRHFSRLFTREVGTSPGRYVERARVEAARSLLEAGHRGVARRCGFGSAESMRRAFLRELGVPPAAYRDRFRTAS is encoded by the coding sequence ATGTCATTGCTGCCATCCCGGCCGCTCACCATTCTTGGTGTCGTGAGCAGTCACGACGTTGTTGTGGTGGTCTACGACGGGGTCCAGCTACTCGACGTTGCCGGCCCCGTCGAGGTCTTCGACGGCGCTGCACGGGCGACCGGAGGCGGGTACCGGGTCCGAGTGGTCTCCCCCGGCGGCCGGACCGTGCGGGCGGGCTCCGGCGTCCGCCTGGGCGCGGACGCCGACCTGGCCGACACCGCGCTGCGCCCCGACACGCTCGTCATCGCGGGCGGCACGGGATTCGCCGACGCGGTCGGCGATCCCGAGGTCGTCGACCACGTCCGCAGGCTGGCAGGCGGAGCGCGTCGCGTCGCCTCCGTGTGCACCGGGGCCTTCCTCCTCGCCGAAGCGGGACTGCTGCGCGGCCGCAGCGCCACCACGCACTGGGCGTACTGCGCCGAGCTGGCGCGGACCTATGAGGACGTCACCGTGCTGCCGGACTCGATCTACGTCCGCGACGCCCCGATGCTGACCGCCGCCGGCGTGACGGCCGGTATCGACCTCGCCCTGGCGATGGTCGAGGACGACCACGGCGCCGATGTCGCGCGCACCGTCGCGAAGTGGCTGGTGGTGTTCCTGCAGCGCCCTGGCGGGCAGTCGCAGTTCAGCATCTGGAACCAGAGCCGCCCGGTACGCGACGAGGCTCTTCGCGAGCTGCTCGGCGACATCGCCGCCCACCCCGCGGGAGACCTGAGCATCACCGCCATGGCGCGGCGGATGTCGATGAGCCCCCGCCACTTCAGCCGCCTGTTCACCCGCGAGGTCGGCACCAGCCCCGGCCGCTACGTCGAACGGGCCCGGGTCGAGGCCGCGCGCTCCCTGCTCGAGGCCGGCCACCGCGGCGTGGCCCGCCGGTGCGGCTTCGGCAGCGCCGAGAGCATGCGCCGCGCGTTCCTGCGCGAGCTCGGGGTGCCGCCGGCCGCTTACCGGGACCGCTTCCGGACCGCCAGTTGA
- a CDS encoding bis-aminopropyl spermidine synthase family protein has protein sequence MNAAQHDSPPIDSVQALLAETGMHARSLREVLALLAAAPRSLDDLIRLTAVPRRSVEEILSAAGGDVESGDGTYRLRPEAAPRYRARFALDALEQPPATPPGALEQVREFIESGPAPLAALDHVTATAESVLRRAEWMRDHYDLDGARVLFVGDHDLTSLAVGLVCPSASVTVVDLDERVLAHIDRVAAEHGLAIRTLHTDLRFGLPPQLEADLVFTDPPYTPEGIGLFATRAAECVAGPQSRVLIAYGFSPRSPALGHKVQQELLRLGMVFEAILPDFHRYHGAQAIGSASDLYVCQPTAHTRKLALRQAVGIYTHGPQSVEARETSAPEEFLHAIGDRIGAMVSTLRYPGWSRPVQLKLSAPVFDLRADPGPWLLRMLLACNTERLGLVVDNNHPDITSETAQRELSELVGPKYKLRFHRSTPDPKHAIVIADEVEESSSRGYLLRRAHGKVGNTWREALISVSDSLTKREAKELVAERAPVAGDLDLRLIDLPRHRLRTLLRVVD, from the coding sequence ATGAACGCTGCCCAACACGATTCGCCGCCCATCGACTCGGTGCAGGCGCTGCTGGCCGAGACCGGCATGCACGCGCGCTCGCTGCGCGAGGTCCTCGCCCTGCTCGCCGCCGCGCCCCGGTCGCTCGACGACCTCATCCGGCTGACCGCCGTCCCCCGCCGCAGCGTCGAGGAGATCCTCTCCGCCGCCGGCGGCGACGTCGAGTCCGGCGACGGCACCTACCGGCTGAGGCCCGAGGCGGCGCCGCGCTACCGCGCGCGCTTCGCGCTCGACGCGCTGGAGCAGCCGCCGGCGACGCCGCCGGGCGCGCTGGAGCAGGTCCGCGAGTTCATCGAGTCGGGTCCCGCTCCGCTCGCCGCGCTCGACCACGTGACCGCGACCGCCGAGTCGGTGCTGCGCCGCGCCGAGTGGATGCGCGACCACTACGACCTGGACGGCGCCCGGGTGCTGTTCGTCGGCGACCACGACCTGACCTCGCTCGCGGTGGGCCTGGTGTGCCCGTCGGCGTCGGTGACCGTCGTCGACCTCGACGAGCGGGTACTCGCCCACATCGACCGCGTCGCGGCCGAGCACGGCCTCGCCATCCGCACCCTGCACACCGACCTGCGGTTCGGGCTCCCGCCGCAGCTGGAAGCGGACCTGGTGTTCACCGACCCGCCGTACACGCCGGAAGGCATCGGCCTGTTCGCCACGCGCGCCGCGGAGTGCGTCGCCGGACCGCAGAGCCGGGTCCTGATCGCCTACGGCTTCAGCCCGCGCAGCCCCGCCCTCGGGCACAAGGTGCAGCAGGAGCTGCTGCGGCTGGGCATGGTCTTCGAGGCGATCCTGCCCGACTTCCACCGCTACCACGGCGCGCAGGCCATCGGCAGCGCCAGCGACCTCTACGTGTGCCAGCCGACCGCGCACACCCGCAAGCTCGCGCTGCGGCAGGCGGTCGGCATCTACACGCACGGCCCGCAGTCGGTGGAGGCCCGCGAGACCTCGGCGCCGGAGGAGTTCCTGCACGCCATCGGCGACCGGATCGGCGCCATGGTCAGCACGCTGCGCTATCCGGGGTGGTCCCGGCCGGTGCAGCTCAAGCTCAGCGCGCCGGTGTTCGACCTGCGCGCCGACCCGGGGCCGTGGCTGCTGCGGATGCTGCTGGCCTGCAACACCGAACGCCTCGGGCTGGTGGTCGACAACAACCACCCCGACATCACCAGCGAGACCGCGCAGCGCGAGCTCTCCGAGCTCGTCGGGCCGAAGTACAAGCTGCGCTTCCACCGCAGCACGCCCGACCCCAAGCACGCGATCGTCATCGCCGACGAGGTGGAGGAGTCCAGCTCGCGCGGCTACCTGCTGCGGCGCGCGCACGGCAAGGTCGGAAACACCTGGCGCGAGGCGCTGATCAGCGTCTCCGACAGCCTCACCAAACGGGAGGCCAAGGAGCTCGTCGCCGAGCGGGCACCGGTGGCCGGCGACCTCGACCTGCGCCTGATCGACCTGCCACGCCACCGGTTGCGGACCCTGCTGCGCGTCGTCGACTGA
- a CDS encoding dTDP-4-dehydrorhamnose 3,5-epimerase family protein, which translates to MQARQLEITGAFEFSPRSFPDHRGLFVAPYQEAAFVEATGHALRVAQTNHSVSARNVVRGVHFSDVPPGQAKYIYCAQGAMLDFVIDIRVGSPTFGRWEAVRLDSAEYRAVYLAEGLGHAFAALTDDTAVAYFCSTPYNPSAEHGINPLDPDLGLPWGDLDGEPILSDKDRDAPGLAEAAASGLLPDYRDCLAHYEKLRSE; encoded by the coding sequence GTGCAGGCACGTCAACTTGAGATCACCGGCGCGTTCGAGTTCAGCCCCAGGTCGTTCCCCGACCACCGCGGGCTGTTCGTGGCGCCCTACCAGGAAGCCGCGTTCGTCGAGGCCACCGGGCACGCGCTGCGGGTCGCCCAGACCAACCACAGCGTCTCGGCGCGCAACGTGGTGCGCGGTGTGCACTTCTCGGATGTGCCACCGGGCCAGGCGAAGTACATCTACTGCGCGCAGGGCGCCATGCTGGACTTCGTGATCGACATCCGCGTGGGCTCCCCGACCTTCGGGCGCTGGGAGGCCGTGCGCCTGGACTCCGCCGAGTACCGCGCCGTCTACCTGGCCGAAGGTCTCGGCCACGCGTTCGCGGCGCTGACCGACGACACGGCGGTGGCCTACTTCTGCTCGACGCCGTACAACCCGTCCGCCGAGCACGGCATCAACCCGCTGGACCCCGACCTCGGCCTGCCGTGGGGCGACCTCGACGGCGAGCCGATCCTGTCCGACAAGGACCGCGACGCCCCGGGCCTGGCCGAGGCCGCCGCGTCCGGTCTGCTGCCCGACTACCGAGACTGCCTGGCCCACTACGAGAAGCTGCGCAGCGAGTAG
- a CDS encoding NAD(P)-dependent malic enzyme, whose product MTTVNDRTASSGTGSDLTDQEIFQAHEGGKLGVGVTAPLTSARDLSIAYTPGVAKVSRAIAADASLADRYTWTQQLVAVVSDGTAVLGLGDIGPRASLPVMEGKSALFKEFGGLNSIPLVLDTTDVDEIVETLVRLRPSFGAVNLEDIAAPRCFELERRLVEALDCPVMHDDQHGTAVVTLAALTNAAKVVGRELGSLRVVIAGAGAAGVACAKILHTAGVGEIIVTDSRGVIHEGRDNLTPIKQELLGYTNPRGVTGALADAIKGADVLVGVSGGKISEEEISTMAEGAIVFALSNPDPEILPDVAARHASVVATGRSDFPNQINNVLAFPGIFRGALEAGSRMITDRMKVAAAEAIAAVAADDLSADHIVPSPLDPRVAPEVTAAVARAAREDGVAPS is encoded by the coding sequence GTGACCACCGTGAACGACCGCACCGCGAGCAGCGGGACCGGGTCGGACCTGACCGACCAGGAGATCTTCCAGGCCCACGAGGGGGGCAAGCTCGGCGTCGGCGTGACCGCACCGCTGACCAGCGCCCGCGACCTCTCGATCGCCTACACCCCCGGGGTGGCCAAGGTGAGCCGCGCCATCGCCGCCGACGCCTCGCTCGCCGACCGCTACACCTGGACCCAGCAACTCGTCGCGGTGGTCAGCGACGGCACCGCGGTGCTCGGCCTCGGCGACATCGGCCCCCGGGCCTCGCTGCCGGTCATGGAGGGCAAGTCCGCGCTGTTCAAGGAGTTCGGCGGGCTCAACTCGATCCCGCTGGTGCTCGACACCACCGACGTCGACGAGATCGTGGAGACCCTGGTCCGGCTGCGCCCGTCGTTCGGCGCGGTGAACCTGGAGGACATCGCCGCGCCGCGCTGCTTCGAGCTGGAGCGGCGGCTGGTCGAGGCGCTGGACTGCCCGGTCATGCACGACGACCAGCACGGCACCGCCGTGGTGACGCTGGCGGCGCTGACCAACGCCGCCAAGGTCGTCGGCCGCGAGCTCGGCTCGCTGCGGGTCGTCATCGCCGGTGCCGGCGCGGCCGGTGTGGCGTGCGCGAAGATCCTGCACACCGCCGGGGTCGGCGAGATCATCGTGACCGACTCGCGCGGGGTCATCCACGAGGGCCGCGACAACCTCACCCCGATCAAGCAGGAGCTGCTCGGCTACACCAACCCGCGCGGCGTGACCGGTGCGCTGGCCGACGCCATCAAGGGCGCCGACGTGCTGGTCGGGGTCTCCGGCGGCAAGATCTCCGAGGAGGAGATCAGCACGATGGCCGAGGGCGCGATCGTGTTCGCGCTGTCCAACCCCGACCCCGAGATCCTGCCCGACGTGGCCGCCAGGCACGCCTCGGTCGTGGCCACCGGCCGCAGCGACTTCCCGAACCAGATCAACAACGTGCTGGCGTTCCCGGGCATCTTCCGGGGTGCGCTGGAGGCGGGCTCGCGGATGATCACCGACCGGATGAAGGTCGCGGCGGCGGAGGCGATCGCCGCGGTCGCCGCCGACGACCTCTCGGCCGACCACATCGTCCCCAGCCCGCTGGACCCGCGGGTCGCTCCCGAGGTCACCGCCGCGGTGGCGCGGGCGGCGCGCGAGGACGGCGTCGCTCCGAGCTGA
- the sodN gene encoding superoxide dismutase, Ni, whose product MRLLSRILSPRLEATAHCDLPCGVYDPAQARIEAESVKAIQEKYQANEDQEFRTRAILIAEQRSELVKHHLWVLWTDYFKPPHFEKYPQLHELVNKATKAAGATGTKGSMDPAKGQELLDYIAEIDKIFWETKQG is encoded by the coding sequence ATGCGGCTACTGTCGCGAATCCTCAGCCCGCGTCTTGAGGCGACCGCGCACTGCGATCTGCCGTGCGGCGTTTACGACCCGGCTCAGGCCCGGATCGAGGCTGAGTCCGTAAAGGCTATCCAGGAGAAGTACCAGGCCAACGAGGACCAGGAGTTCCGCACCCGCGCGATCCTGATCGCCGAGCAGCGGTCCGAGCTGGTCAAGCACCACCTGTGGGTGCTGTGGACGGACTACTTCAAGCCGCCGCACTTCGAGAAGTACCCGCAGCTGCACGAACTGGTCAACAAGGCCACCAAGGCCGCCGGCGCCACCGGCACCAAGGGTTCGATGGACCCGGCCAAGGGCCAGGAGCTGCTGGACTACATCGCCGAGATCGACAAGATCTTCTGGGAGACCAAGCAGGGCTGA
- a CDS encoding sensor domain-containing protein, translating into MLDVDGGLEWEAEALVMPAAPALLTDAGGVVVRATGQAVRLAGETTSAALIGRRLTDLVVGDGPVAKLKGRDGEVSVRPVSWPHEEDERLRVTVLVDVSDLVAADPTPQSGAPANDERTRLIDAQRMAKVGSWIYYPGTGEFYRSPVLEELFAASGAADTGNPADLVDAVHPEDRQKAEDFERQIRRIPEGSLIEVELRDRGGSRVYLCTARAEYGGDGRLERLQGTVQDVTEHRYLERRLRDERRKLHDAQRVARLGTWEWDPATDNIRLSEMLHEIIGKSSETVISFESYVAAVHPDDRVWVRNAWRPLVEEHDPIEVEHRYLRGDGAVRILRMHGTAVRDADGRTLLVGTAQDVTEQRTAVTRMERSSQRFTDLVAVTPVGIGLFDQAERLVDANDALCDLLGYRLDQLRGMTAQDMTHPDEDGMRLQTASHQGGRGSGRRKVPQRLLIRSDGEPVYCELHVALSVQDDGTRFWLVVFQDITERRRAAEALRYQATHDDLTGLPNRAAVKDLLGHLLGRADSAEGVAVLFCDIDNFKRVNDSLGHDAGDELLVALARRLEGGLPDGCTAARLSGDEFVIICRDIGTVGGVDQLATRVAGLLRTAVPVHGQLIRVSASIGAAVPNGSGAGGEDLLRFADAAMFEAKRRGAGKVSLASPALMASADRQLHLEGQLRDALNNDGLTLYYQPVVSSDGSIVTAEALVRWPHPDRGLLSPDAFLPVAEQGDLLRELDRWVLRTALKEAASWPSSNGRQVGVAVNLAGLVPGGPDFVDTVADVVADVGIDWHRVILELVETALVDLPSRTRHAMGELVQRGVRFAVDDFGTGYSSLARLKDLPAQIIKVDRRFVSGVGGDASDFAVARAVVDMARAMGRQCVAEGVETATQFHVLCGVGVDAYQGWLFSRPIPAREFRTILSMGPLHVPRSS; encoded by the coding sequence GTGCTCGACGTCGACGGTGGACTCGAATGGGAGGCCGAGGCGCTGGTGATGCCCGCCGCCCCCGCGCTGCTCACCGATGCCGGGGGCGTCGTGGTGCGGGCGACCGGTCAGGCCGTGCGGCTGGCGGGGGAGACCACCTCGGCCGCGCTGATCGGCCGCAGGCTCACCGACCTGGTCGTCGGCGACGGCCCCGTCGCCAAGCTCAAGGGCCGCGACGGCGAGGTGTCGGTCCGTCCGGTGAGCTGGCCGCACGAGGAGGACGAACGGCTGCGCGTGACCGTGCTGGTCGACGTCTCGGACCTGGTGGCGGCCGATCCCACCCCGCAGTCCGGTGCCCCGGCCAACGACGAGCGCACCCGGCTGATCGACGCGCAGCGGATGGCCAAGGTCGGCAGCTGGATCTACTACCCCGGCACCGGTGAGTTCTACCGCAGCCCCGTGCTGGAGGAGCTGTTCGCCGCCTCCGGAGCCGCCGACACCGGCAACCCCGCCGACCTGGTCGACGCCGTGCACCCGGAGGACCGGCAGAAGGCCGAGGACTTCGAACGGCAGATCCGCCGGATCCCCGAGGGCAGCCTGATCGAGGTCGAGCTGCGCGACCGCGGCGGCAGCCGCGTCTACCTGTGCACCGCCCGCGCCGAGTACGGCGGCGACGGCAGGCTGGAGCGGCTGCAGGGCACCGTCCAGGACGTCACCGAGCACCGCTACCTGGAGCGCAGGCTCCGCGACGAGCGCCGCAAGCTGCACGACGCGCAGCGCGTCGCCCGGCTGGGCACCTGGGAGTGGGATCCGGCCACCGACAACATCCGCCTCTCCGAGATGCTGCACGAGATCATCGGCAAGAGCTCGGAGACGGTGATCTCCTTCGAGTCCTACGTCGCCGCGGTCCACCCCGACGACCGGGTGTGGGTGCGCAACGCGTGGCGCCCGCTGGTCGAGGAGCACGACCCGATCGAGGTCGAGCACCGCTACCTGCGCGGCGACGGCGCGGTGCGCATCCTGCGCATGCACGGCACCGCGGTCCGCGACGCCGACGGCAGGACGCTGCTGGTCGGCACGGCGCAGGACGTCACCGAGCAGCGCACCGCGGTGACCCGCATGGAGCGGTCCAGCCAGCGCTTCACCGATCTGGTCGCGGTCACCCCGGTGGGCATCGGGCTGTTCGACCAGGCCGAGCGGCTGGTCGACGCCAACGACGCGCTGTGCGACCTGCTCGGCTACCGGCTCGACCAGCTGCGCGGCATGACCGCGCAGGACATGACCCACCCCGACGAGGACGGGATGCGGCTGCAGACCGCCTCGCACCAGGGCGGTCGCGGCAGCGGCCGCCGCAAGGTCCCGCAGCGGCTGCTGATCCGCTCCGACGGGGAGCCGGTGTACTGCGAGCTGCACGTCGCGCTGTCGGTGCAGGACGACGGGACCCGGTTCTGGCTGGTGGTGTTCCAGGACATCACCGAGCGCCGCCGCGCCGCTGAGGCGCTGCGCTACCAGGCCACCCACGACGACCTGACCGGGCTGCCGAACCGCGCTGCGGTCAAGGACCTGCTGGGCCACCTGCTCGGGCGCGCGGACTCCGCCGAGGGCGTGGCAGTGCTGTTCTGCGACATCGACAACTTCAAGCGGGTAAACGATTCGCTGGGCCACGACGCCGGTGACGAGCTGCTGGTCGCGCTGGCCAGGCGGCTGGAGGGCGGGCTGCCCGACGGCTGCACCGCGGCGCGGCTGTCCGGCGACGAGTTCGTGATCATCTGCCGCGACATCGGCACCGTCGGCGGGGTCGACCAGCTCGCCACCCGCGTGGCCGGCCTGCTGCGCACCGCGGTGCCGGTGCACGGCCAGCTCATCCGGGTGTCGGCCTCCATCGGTGCCGCCGTGCCCAACGGCAGCGGCGCGGGCGGCGAGGACCTGCTGCGGTTCGCCGACGCGGCGATGTTCGAGGCCAAGCGGCGCGGCGCGGGCAAGGTGTCGCTGGCCAGCCCGGCGCTGATGGCATCGGCGGACCGCCAGCTGCACCTGGAGGGACAGCTGCGCGACGCGCTGAACAACGACGGGCTGACCCTGTACTACCAGCCGGTGGTGAGCTCGGACGGCTCGATCGTCACCGCCGAGGCGCTGGTGCGCTGGCCGCACCCGGACCGGGGGCTGCTCAGCCCCGACGCGTTCCTGCCGGTCGCCGAGCAGGGCGACCTGCTGCGCGAGCTGGACCGCTGGGTCCTGCGCACCGCGCTGAAGGAGGCGGCGAGCTGGCCGAGCTCCAACGGCAGGCAGGTCGGCGTCGCGGTGAACCTGGCGGGACTGGTGCCGGGCGGACCGGACTTCGTCGACACCGTGGCCGACGTGGTCGCCGACGTCGGCATCGACTGGCACCGGGTGATCCTGGAGCTGGTGGAGACCGCGCTGGTGGACCTGCCGTCGCGGACCAGGCACGCGATGGGCGAGCTGGTCCAGCGGGGCGTGCGCTTCGCCGTCGACGACTTCGGCACCGGCTACTCCTCGCTGGCCCGCCTCAAGGACCTGCCCGCGCAGATCATCAAGGTCGACCGCCGCTTCGTCTCCGGCGTCGGCGGCGACGCGTCGGACTTCGCGGTCGCGCGGGCGGTCGTCGACATGGCGCGGGCGATGGGCAGGCAGTGCGTCGCCGAGGGCGTGGAGACCGCGACGCAGTTCCACGTGCTGTGCGGGGTCGGTGTCGACGCCTACCAGGGCTGGCTGTTCTCGCGGCCGATACCGGCGCGGGAGTTCCGCACCATCCTGTCGATGGGACCGCTGCACGTGCCGCGCAGCAGCTGA
- a CDS encoding S24 family peptidase: protein MVVLGRWPWRRLLVRGPSMVPTLRDRDVVLLRLRARPRAGAVVLVRWERRPGQLSVKRAVRPDGGGWHVEGDNAFGSTDSRDLGPAEVLGVVGWRLWPRPGRIR from the coding sequence GTGGTGGTTCTGGGCCGATGGCCGTGGCGACGCCTGCTGGTGCGCGGGCCCTCGATGGTGCCGACGTTGCGCGACCGCGACGTCGTGTTGCTGCGGTTGCGCGCCCGCCCGCGGGCCGGCGCGGTGGTGCTGGTGCGCTGGGAGCGACGTCCCGGCCAGCTCTCGGTGAAGCGCGCGGTGCGGCCAGACGGCGGTGGCTGGCACGTCGAGGGCGACAACGCCTTCGGTTCGACCGACTCGCGTGATCTGGGGCCCGCCGAGGTGCTGGGAGTGGTCGGCTGGCGGCTGTGGCCGCGGCCCGGGCGGATACGGTGA